The sequence ACGGGCTCCGCGTCGAGCACCTCCGGCCAGAGACGACCGACGAGCCCGTCGACGTCCACGGCGTCGGCGTTGGTCAACGCGACGAGACCGACCTGCCCGCGCACGGTCAGCTGTGCGGCGTAACCCGTCATGGTGCCCCCGTGGCCGTAGCGACCCTGCGCCGGGCGGAGGAAGAGCCCCTGGCCGTACGCCTCACCGTTCGTGGGTACGTCCGCCTGCCCGCGCCGCATCCTCGCACCGACCCCGGGCGGCAGCGCCTGCCGGCCCTCGACGATGCCGTCGTTCCCCAGCGCCACGACGAGCCGCGCCATCTCGTTCGCGCTCGAGTAGAGCGTGCCGGCCGGCCACAGGCGCGCGTCGTTCGCCAGTGGCCGCACTACCTCGAACGTCCCGTCGGCCATCTTCTTGTGACCCACCGCCAGCGGCCGAGTCATCGCCTCGGTGGGGCGAAACGTCGTTCGCGTCATGCCCAGCGGTCCGAGCACGCGCGCCTTCATCACCTCGGCGAACGGCGTCCCGTCCGCCTCCTGCAAGGCGAGGCCCGCCAAGGCGAAGCCCGAGTTCGAGTACGAGAACGCGCGCCCGGGCGGCAGGAAGCAGTACTCGCCGGTCCACGTGCGCTGGTAGGCGCCGAGGCCGTCTTCGCCTTGCGGGCCGAACTCGTCGGGCTCGTCGATGAGGCCGCCCGTGTGCGAGAGGAGCTGCGCCAGCGTCGGCGTGCCCACGCAGGGCGTCAACCCGGTCACGTAGGTGGCGACGGGCTGGTCCAGCGCCACCACGCCCTCCGCCGCGGCGACCAGGATCGCAGCCGCCGTGAGCGTCTTGGTGACCGACCCGATCTGGAAGAGCGTGTCCGGGGTGACGGGCGCTTCGGTCTCGGTGTTGGCCACACCGAAGCCCGCCGTCCACACGACCTGGTTTCCGGCGACGACGGCGACGGCCGCACCGGGGATGCCCGCCTGCGCCATCTCCGCGTGGATCGCCGACGCGACGCCGGCGAAGGGATCGGACGGCTGCGCGGCCGCGCGCAGGGCAGCGGCGCAGGCCAGGGCGATGCCAGCCGTCGCGGCCAGGCGCATGGCCGCCATCTTACAATCGCGGGCGCTGGCCGGGCGGAGACTCAGCGGTCGGGATGAATCAGCCTGGGGTTCAGGCACACGACGAACTCGCCCGTCTGCATCGTCCCGAGGACCTCGAGAAGACGGGCCCGCACGTCGTCGGTCGAGCCGCCGTCCGCCAGATGCAGAATCCCGCAGGCACGTCTGAGCTGGGCATCGGACGTGCCCGGACTCCTGACGAACGCGAGCGCTTCGGCGACGGTGGGCATGCGCCGCAGTGGTACCGACTCAGCGTGTCAGCGCGGCGCGCAGGAAGTCGCGGTGCATCCGGGCGATGCTGGCGATGGAGATTTCCTTCGGGCAGACGGCCTCGCACTCGCCTTCGTTCGAGCACGCGCCGAAGCCCTCGGTGTCCATCTGCGCCACCATCCGCTCGGCGCGACGCAGCCGCTCGGGGTCGCCCTGCGGCAGGACGCCGAGGTGGCTGATCTTGGCCGACGTGAAGAGATGGGCCGCGGCGTTCTTGCAGGCGGCGACGCACGCGCCGCAGCCGATGCACTGCGCGTAGTCCATGGCCTCGTCGGCGACGTCCTTCGCGATGGGGAGCGCGTTGGCGTCCGGCGCTCCGCCGACGTTCATGGACACGTAGCCGCCGGCGGCGATGATCCGGTCGAACGCGCCGCGGTCCACCACGAGATCCTTGAGCACCGGGAAGGCCTTGGCCCGGAACGGCTCGATCGTGATGGTGTCGCCGTCCTTGAAGCGCCGCATGTGGACCTGGCACGTCGTGGCGCCGGGATCGGGCCCGTGCGGCAGCCCGTCGATGACGAGCCCGCAGCTCCCGCAGATGCCCTCGCGGCAGTCGGAGTCGAACGCGATCGGGTCCTTCCCCTGCCGCGTCAGGTCGTCGTTCACGACGTCCAGCATCTCCAGGAACGACATGTCCGGGTGCACGTTCGCGGCCGTGTAGGTCTCGAGGCGTCCCTGGGCGGCCGGACCGGCCTGGCGCCAGACCCTCAACGTGACGGTCATCGACATCGCGTGGTCCCTGTCCCTACTTGTAGCTGCGCTGCGACGGGTGCACCTCGTCGAAGACCAGCGTTTCCTTGTGCATGACGGGCGGCACGCCGACCCCCGTGAACTCCCAGGCCGCCACGTACGCGAAGTCGTCGTCGCGGCGCATGGCCTCGCCGTCCGGCGTCTGGTACTCCTCGCGGAAGTGGCCGCCGCAGGACTCGCGCCGCTCGAGGGCGTCGAGCGCCAGGAGCTCGGCGAACTCCATGTAGTCGGCCACGCGGCCGGCGTAGTCGAGCGAGGGGTTCAGGTTCGACTTCTCGCCCGGCACCGTCACGTTCTGCCAGAACTCGTCGCGAAGCGCCCGGATCTGCGCGAGCGCCCCGGTGAGGCCCGCCTCGGTGCGCGCCATGCCGACGTGATCCCAGCAGATGGCCCCGATCGCCCGGTGGAAGTCGCGGACCGTCCGGGAACCTTTCACCGCGAGCACCTTGTCGATGCGCGCCTGCGCGGCCGCGGCGGCCTCCTTGAAGGCGTCGTGGTCCGTGGACACGGCAGGCGTCGCGGTGCCGCCCAGGTAGTTGGCCACGGTGTAGGGCGCCACGAAGTAGCCGTCGGCCAGGCCCTGCATGAGGGCGCTGGCGCCCAGCCGGTTGGCGCCGTGATCCGAGAAGTTCGCCTCGCCCAGGACGAAGAGGCCGGGCAGCGTGGACATGAGGTTGTAGTCCACCCACAGCCCGCCCATCGTGTAGTGGACGGCGGGATAGATCCGCATCGGCACCTTGTACGGATCCTCGTCGGTGATCCGCTTGTACATGTCGAACAGGTTGCCGTAGCGGGCGGCGATCGTGTCGGCGCCGAGGCGCCTGATGGCGTCGGCGAAGTCGAGATACACGGACAGGCCGGTCTCGCCGGCGCCGCGGCCCTCGTCGCACACGGCCTTGGCCGCGCGCGAGGCGACGTCGCGGGGCACGAGGTTGCCGAAGCTCGGGTAGCGGCGCTCCAGGTAGTAGTCGCGCTCGGCGTCGGGAATCTGCGAGGGCGGACGCCGGTCGCCCTTGGTCTTGGGCACCCAGACGCGGCCGTCGTTCCTGAGGCTCTCGGACATCAGCGTGAGCTTCGACTGGTGGTCACCGCTGACGGGGATGCAGGTGGGGTGGATCTGCGTGAAGCAGGGGTTGGCGAAGTAGGCGCCCCGCTTGTGGGCGCGCCACGCGGCCGTCACGTTCGAGTTGACGGCGTTGGTGGACAGGTAGAAGACCGTGCCGTAGCCGCCCGTGCAGAGCAGGACGGCGTGGCCGGCGTGCGACTCGAGCTCGCCCGTCACGAGGTTGCGGGTGATGATGCCGCGCGCCTGGCCGTCCACCATCACCAGGTCGAGCATCTCGCGGCGCGGGTACAGCGTGACCGAGCCGGCGTCCACCTGCCGCATCAGCGACTGGTAGGCCCCGAGCAGGAGCTGCTGGCCCGTCTGGCCGCGCGCATAGAACGTGCGCGACACCTGCGCGCCGCCGAACGACCGGTTGTCGAGCAGCCCGCCGTACTCGCGGGCGAACGGCACGCCCTGCGCCACGCACTGATCGATGATGTGCACCGAGAGCTGCGCCAGCCGGTAGACGTTGGCCTCGCGCGCGCGGTAGTCGCCGCCCTTGATGGTGTCGTAGAACAGCCGGTAGACGCTGTCGCCGTCGTTCCGGTAGTTCTTGGCGGCGTTGATGCCGCCCTGCGCCGCGATGCTGTGGGCGCGCCGCGGGCTGTCGTGGATGCCGAACACCTTCACCCGGTAGCCCAGCTCCCCGAGCGACGACGCGGCCGAGGCCCCCGCCAGCCCCGTGCCGACGACGATGACGTCGTACTTGCGGCGGTTGGCCGGGTTGACCAGCTTGTTTTCGAACCGGCGGCGGTCCCACTTGTCGGCGAGGGGTCCGCCCGGAATCCGCGCGTCGAGGCTCATCGCGCGCTCCGTGAGAGAAGGATGGTCAGCATCGGGAGCACGAAGAAGCCGCCGGCGATGGCGGCGGTCAGCACGCGGCCGATCGTCAGCAGGCGCGGCGTCCACTGCGGGTGGCTCACGCCCAGCGACTGCGCGGCGCTGGAGAGCCCGTGCCACAGGTGGAAGAAGATGACGCCCATCGCCGCCATGTAGAAGGCGACGTAGGCGGGGCTGCTGAAGACCTCCACCTGCAGGCGGTAGAGGTCGCGGATGCCCTCGGGCGTCGTGTAGACGGGACCGAACTTGAACGTGAGCAGGTGCGAGACCACGAACAGCGCCGTGATGGAGCCGGTGAGGATCATGGTGGTGGACGCCACGCTCTTGCGGCTGCGCCCGCTCTTGCGGCGGGCCCACGTCTTCACCGCGTAGCGCTCGGGCCGCGCCCCGCGGTTCGCCACGAAGCCGGTCGCGGTCTTCACCAGGTGGAGCAGGAAGATCGCGATGAGCCCCACCTCGGCCACGTAGACCAGCGGATTGCTCACGAGGCTGTGGGAATAGTGATTGAACGCGTCGGGCCCGGCCAGGAACAGGAGGTTCCCCGCCAGGTGCCCGACGAGGAAGACCGCCAGTCCGAGACCGGTGAGTGCGATGAGGAACTTCGACCCGACCGAGGTGGACGCCGCCTTGAGGAATGGCATGAGGACTGTACAACCCGTTATTGTACGACGTCTGCTCCGTGAGTTCACTTCGTGCCGCGGCGATGCCCGCGTGGCCTGGTCGATCCGGTCGGCGGTGTCGCGCGTGATGCCCGGTTGCCGCGGTGTCCGTTCAGGAGCAGGGCGCGCTTGAAGCCGTGTGCAATCAGGCTCTGGACGGCCTGGATGCAGACGAGCTGGTCCGATGCGCGGCCCGGCTGGCGGCGGCGGGCCTGGGGTCAGGCGCGCCCGGCGTCGATCGACGAGGCGCGCATGGCGCGCCAGGCCAGCCCCCACACCCACGCGGCGGCGTAGAGCCGCGGATACGCGAGCGGCGCGCTCCATCCCGCCGCCTCCGGGCCGACCGCGACGGGCAGCGGCACGACCAGGAGCGCGGCCGGCACGAGGAACCACCACCGCGCGGCGCGGCCGCGATGCGCGCCCGTCGCCTCCCGTGACTGGTGCAGGAGGATCAGGGCCGGCCCCAGGAGCGCGAACTGGTGGTCCTCGGCCACCGGCAGCGCGAGCACCGACAGGCTGAGCCCGGCGGCCGTCCAGGCATCCGGCCGGGCGGTCCGCGCGGCCCACGCCGTGGCGGCCAGGGCGGCGGCGACGGCCAGCGGCGGCAGGCCCCAGGCCAGGGCCGCACAGTCGGCCGCGGGAGCCGGGTTCCATCGCGGGTCCGCCACGCACAGCCGCCGCGCCAGGCCGAAGACCGTCTGGTAGGCGGGCACCGCGATCCGGCCATCGCCGACGAAGGCGCCGACCGCGGCGGGGTACCGCGCCCACAGGTCCGGGCCGGCGGCCACCGCGACGGCCAGCACGCCGACGGCGCCGACGGCCGCGGCCGCGAGTGCCGTGACGCGCCGACCCGCGGCGATCGCCGCCACGAGCAGGGGCAGCCCGGCCGTCTTCGTCAGGAGCGCCAGGCCCAGACCCGCCCCCGCACGCGCGTCGCGACGGTCGACGAGGGCCAGCGCGGACAGCGTCAGCATCGCGCCGACGACCAGGTACGCCTGCGCGGTCCGGAGGTTCGCCCACACCGGGGGGCCGAGCATCGCCACCGCAACCAGCACGGACGGCGGCAGGCCGTCCGACGCCCGGCCGCGCGCGATCAGGGCGGCCACGGCCCAGGCCCACAGCGCCACCGAGACGGCGAGCCAGATCGCGCGGGCCACGCCGGGCGCCGGCATCCCGAGCGGCCCGAGGAGCAGCGCCATCGAGGGCGGGTTGGGCCCGAAGACGTCGAGCACGCGGCTGCCGGTCGTCTCGCGCACCGCATACGCGAAGCGCGCCTCGTCGTACACCCACGGCGCGAGCCGTCCGTCGGCGAGCAGCCGCGCGGCCGTGTAATAGGCGGCGAAGCCGTGGGTCATGCGATCGCGCGCGACCCCCACGGCGCCCACGCCCAGCACGACGACGGCGGCCATCCAGACGAGCCACGCCGGCGTGGCGAGGACGGTGCGCGTCCCACGCGGTACCGGCCGGCGCTCGCTCAGTGCCATGCGCCGGGCGTGTTCGCCGGAGGCCGCGCGGGCTCGCCCGCCTGGTCCGCGACCGCGTCGCGCGCCTGCCGGACGGCGTCGCCCACGGCCGCGTCGAAGCGCGCGAGCACCCGCGCGCGGTGGCTGCTCGTGTGGAGCTTGAGGCACTCGGCCTCCAGGCGCACGCCGTCACGCGAGGTCCAGCCCGCGGCGCGCCGCAGCAGGTGCCAGCGGTAGGCGACGCGGGCCGCGCGCTCGACCACCGGCGCCACGGGCGCGAGCACGACCTCCGCCACCCGCGTCCACGCCGGCCGGACCACGGCGCCGTCGGCGGCCGGTGTCCGGGGCTGGAAGTTCGGGTAGTGCGCCAGCACGAACGCGTTGGCGGCGAGGAACCGCCGGTACGTGGCGGGGCCCGCGATCGGCTGCAGGTGCAGGATCTGGTTCGCGGTGAAGAGATCGTGCGGCGTCACCGCCAGCGCCGCCTCCGAGACGACGTAGTTCAGACACAGGCGCCGCCGCCAGCCCGCCAGCTTCGCCACGACCAGGGCGACGAGCGTCACCAGCCACACCCGGCCTGGCGCCGTGACCACGAACAGATCGAGATCCGCCGCCTCGTCGCCGTCCTCGGCGTTGAGGTGCGCGAGGCTCCCCGAGATCGCGACCATGCGGACGTACGGCAGGCCTGACACGAACCGCAGCACCTGTCGGTCCCGCCGGAGGCGCGTGAGGCTCGCGGCCTCGCGCCGGCGCCGCGTTCCCGCCAGGTCGTGCCGTCCCGCCGGGTAGACGAACCCCGCGCGGCATGTCAGCGCCGCGCCCAGGAACGGGCTGTCCGCCAGCCAGGCGCGCAGCGTGGCTTCGTCGGCCGCGACCCCGAGGCTCTCGCGCAGTTGCGGCACGGTGAGCGGATAGTCGAAGAGCGCGGCGTAGCTCACGGCCGCCACGACGGCCGCCTCCTCGGCGGCCGTCGGCATCATGCGTCCCCCCCGGCCGCGACCGGCACGGCCCG comes from Vicinamibacterales bacterium and encodes:
- a CDS encoding serine hydrolase domain-containing protein, encoding MRLAATAGIALACAAALRAAAQPSDPFAGVASAIHAEMAQAGIPGAAVAVVAGNQVVWTAGFGVANTETEAPVTPDTLFQIGSVTKTLTAAAILVAAAEGVVALDQPVATYVTGLTPCVGTPTLAQLLSHTGGLIDEPDEFGPQGEDGLGAYQRTWTGEYCFLPPGRAFSYSNSGFALAGLALQEADGTPFAEVMKARVLGPLGMTRTTFRPTEAMTRPLAVGHKKMADGTFEVVRPLANDARLWPAGTLYSSANEMARLVVALGNDGIVEGRQALPPGVGARMRRGQADVPTNGEAYGQGLFLRPAQGRYGHGGTMTGYAAQLTVRGQVGLVALTNADAVDVDGLVGRLWPEVLDAEPVARHLAALRRAAADSGPPSPPLVEGTPALRAGPLTSEEAARYLGRFANPRRFTVEVVARGPALILKRFGRDFPMRALATPGRFLVDLPRGGTETIVFGLGPDGRADYLQMNVWALARLP
- a CDS encoding succinate dehydrogenase/fumarate reductase iron-sulfur subunit produces the protein MSMTVTLRVWRQAGPAAQGRLETYTAANVHPDMSFLEMLDVVNDDLTRQGKDPIAFDSDCREGICGSCGLVIDGLPHGPDPGATTCQVHMRRFKDGDTITIEPFRAKAFPVLKDLVVDRGAFDRIIAAGGYVSMNVGGAPDANALPIAKDVADEAMDYAQCIGCGACVAACKNAAAHLFTSAKISHLGVLPQGDPERLRRAERMVAQMDTEGFGACSNEGECEAVCPKEISIASIARMHRDFLRAALTR
- a CDS encoding fumarate reductase/succinate dehydrogenase flavoprotein subunit, producing MSLDARIPGGPLADKWDRRRFENKLVNPANRRKYDVIVVGTGLAGASAASSLGELGYRVKVFGIHDSPRRAHSIAAQGGINAAKNYRNDGDSVYRLFYDTIKGGDYRAREANVYRLAQLSVHIIDQCVAQGVPFAREYGGLLDNRSFGGAQVSRTFYARGQTGQQLLLGAYQSLMRQVDAGSVTLYPRREMLDLVMVDGQARGIITRNLVTGELESHAGHAVLLCTGGYGTVFYLSTNAVNSNVTAAWRAHKRGAYFANPCFTQIHPTCIPVSGDHQSKLTLMSESLRNDGRVWVPKTKGDRRPPSQIPDAERDYYLERRYPSFGNLVPRDVASRAAKAVCDEGRGAGETGLSVYLDFADAIRRLGADTIAARYGNLFDMYKRITDEDPYKVPMRIYPAVHYTMGGLWVDYNLMSTLPGLFVLGEANFSDHGANRLGASALMQGLADGYFVAPYTVANYLGGTATPAVSTDHDAFKEAAAAAQARIDKVLAVKGSRTVRDFHRAIGAICWDHVGMARTEAGLTGALAQIRALRDEFWQNVTVPGEKSNLNPSLDYAGRVADYMEFAELLALDALERRESCGGHFREEYQTPDGEAMRRDDDFAYVAAWEFTGVGVPPVMHKETLVFDEVHPSQRSYK
- a CDS encoding succinate dehydrogenase cytochrome b subunit, with the protein product MPFLKAASTSVGSKFLIALTGLGLAVFLVGHLAGNLLFLAGPDAFNHYSHSLVSNPLVYVAEVGLIAIFLLHLVKTATGFVANRGARPERYAVKTWARRKSGRSRKSVASTTMILTGSITALFVVSHLLTFKFGPVYTTPEGIRDLYRLQVEVFSSPAYVAFYMAAMGVIFFHLWHGLSSAAQSLGVSHPQWTPRLLTIGRVLTAAIAGGFFVLPMLTILLSRSAR
- a CDS encoding glycosyltransferase 87 family protein produces the protein MALSERRPVPRGTRTVLATPAWLVWMAAVVVLGVGAVGVARDRMTHGFAAYYTAARLLADGRLAPWVYDEARFAYAVRETTGSRVLDVFGPNPPSMALLLGPLGMPAPGVARAIWLAVSVALWAWAVAALIARGRASDGLPPSVLVAVAMLGPPVWANLRTAQAYLVVGAMLTLSALALVDRRDARAGAGLGLALLTKTAGLPLLVAAIAAGRRVTALAAAAVGAVGVLAVAVAAGPDLWARYPAAVGAFVGDGRIAVPAYQTVFGLARRLCVADPRWNPAPAADCAALAWGLPPLAVAAALAATAWAARTARPDAWTAAGLSLSVLALPVAEDHQFALLGPALILLHQSREATGAHRGRAARWWFLVPAALLVVPLPVAVGPEAAGWSAPLAYPRLYAAAWVWGLAWRAMRASSIDAGRA